In Zea mays cultivar B73 chromosome 7, Zm-B73-REFERENCE-NAM-5.0, whole genome shotgun sequence, the following proteins share a genomic window:
- the LOC103633479 gene encoding peroxidase 2 — translation MATKLAVLGTLVLALLGPVSCQQQQAGYGYGAGSPTPTTSPPPPPPAAGAGLSVGYYKDKCAEAETIVQEAVRAADAGTKAGLLRLFFHDCFVQGCDASVLLKPDNDTNPQPEMLGVPNLSLRGFEVIDAAKAAVEARCPGVVSCADIVAFAGRDASAFLSGGAINFTMPAGRYDGTVSLANETLPNLPPPFADVRRLKAMFAAKGLDTVDMVALSGAHSIGRSHCSSFSSDRLPPSNTSDMDPAFAATLQASCASSANGAADNTVVQDYRTPDQLDNQYYRNVISHKVLFASDAALLKSSDTLGLVYVAAFSQKLWQDKFGEAMVKMGGVQVKTAANGEIRRMCGYVNKP, via the exons ATGGCCACCAAGCTCGCCGTTCTCGGCACCTTGGTGCTCGCGCTGCTCGGCCCCGTGTCGTGCCAACAACAGCAAGCGGGCTACGGCTATGGCGCCGGCAGTCCTACACCTACtacatcgccgccgccgccgccacctgcCGCTGGTGCCGGACTGAGCGTAGGATACTACAAGGACAAGTGCGCCGAGGCAGAAACCATCGTGCAGGAGGCCGTGCGCGCTGCCGACGCCGGCACCAAAGCAGGGCTCCTCCGTTTGTTCTTCCACGACTGCTTCGTCCAG GGCTGCGACGCCTCCGTTCTGCTCAAGCCCGACAACGACACCAACCCGCAGCCGGAGATGCTCGGGGTCCCCAACCTGAGCCTGCGCGGCTTCGAGGTCATCGACGCGGCCAAGGCGGCGGTCGAGGCGAGATGCCCGGGCGTCGTGTCCTGCGCCGACATCGTCGCCTTCGCCGGCCGCGACGCCAGCGCGTTCCTCAGCGGCGGCGCCATCAACTTCACCATGCCCGCGGGCCGCTACGACGGGACGGTGTCGCTCGCCAACGAGACGCTCCCCAACCTGCCCCCGCCGTTCGCCGACGTCCGGCGCCTCAAGGCCATGTTCGCCGCCAAGGGCCTCGACACCGTCGACATGGTCGCGCTCTCCGGCGCGCACAGCATCGGCCGCTCCCACTGCTCCTCCTTCAGCAGCGACCGCCTCCCGCCCAGCAACACCTCCGACATGGACCCGGCGTTCGCCGCCACGCTGCAGGCGAGCTGCGCGTCGTCGGCCAACGGCGCTGCCGACAACACGGTGGTGCAGGACTACAGGACCCCTGACCAGCTGGACAACCAGTACTACCGGAACGTCATCAGCCACAAGGTGCTCTTCGCGTCGGATGCCGCACTCCTCAAGTCAAGCGACACGCTTGGGCTGGTCTATGTAGCCGCCTTCTCTCAGAAGCTGTGGCAGGACAAGTTTGGAGAAGCCATGGTGAAGATGGGTGGCGTCCAGGTGAAGACGGCCGCCAATGGGGAGATCAGACGGATGTGTGGCTACGTCAACAAACCCTAA